One segment of Micromonospora parathelypteridis DNA contains the following:
- a CDS encoding prepilin peptidase: MRMAALRYSVPSGAPSRTGCDACGAPVGLTRPWPALGPAARCGRCRARVGPPPGTVELAGLAAVLLLALAVPSGGALPALAWWLGWTIPAVFVDLAVHRLPDRLTLPAAAGTWLLLGVAALDAEPGHWLRAAIGGAGLALFFASSTLLLGHRGFGLGDAKLALSAGALLGWYGWPVLVLGLLVAFGLSALVSVGLLAVRRARWSTHLPFGPFLLLGAVSAILLAG; the protein is encoded by the coding sequence ATGCGGATGGCTGCGCTGCGCTACTCCGTACCCTCGGGCGCGCCGAGCCGGACCGGCTGCGACGCCTGCGGCGCGCCGGTCGGCCTGACCCGGCCCTGGCCGGCGCTCGGTCCGGCGGCCAGGTGCGGGCGCTGCCGGGCACGGGTCGGTCCACCGCCGGGAACTGTCGAGTTGGCCGGGCTCGCCGCGGTGCTGCTGCTGGCGCTGGCCGTCCCGTCGGGCGGGGCGCTGCCGGCGCTGGCCTGGTGGCTCGGCTGGACGATCCCGGCGGTCTTCGTCGACCTGGCCGTGCACCGGTTGCCGGACCGGCTCACCCTGCCAGCGGCGGCCGGGACCTGGCTTCTGCTCGGCGTGGCCGCGCTCGATGCCGAGCCGGGGCACTGGCTACGAGCCGCCATCGGTGGCGCTGGGCTGGCGCTCTTCTTCGCCAGCAGCACGTTGCTGCTCGGCCACCGCGGGTTCGGGCTGGGTGACGCCAAGCTGGCGCTCAGCGCGGGAGCGCTGCTCGGCTGGTACGGCTGGCCGGTGCTGGTCCTCGGCCTGCTGGTTGCTTTCGGGCTGTCCGCCCTGGTGAGTGTGGGCCTGCTGGCCGTGCGTCGGGCCCGCTGGAGCACGCACCTGCCGTTCGGCCCGTTCCTGCTGCTCGGCGCGGTGAGCGCGATCCTGCTGGCCGGTTGA
- a CDS encoding phosphatase PAP2 family protein, which produces MADNGSTDVPEISAEWYRDVVDAAASSPEPVQWFVGHATEGVILLLGALLLLAALSRRSGGPHDRALALVAPVPALLAYAGSEWFKTVVDEERPCRTVGRAIIAGACPPPGDWSFPSNHATVAGALAVTTLLLSRRLGLVALPLAALGAFSRVFVGVHYPHDVIVGVLFGALVAVVATPLLARPAAEALRRRTTRADRAVPKLASRSRP; this is translated from the coding sequence ATGGCCGACAACGGCAGCACGGACGTTCCGGAGATCAGTGCCGAGTGGTACCGCGACGTCGTCGACGCCGCCGCCAGCAGCCCAGAGCCGGTGCAGTGGTTCGTCGGACACGCCACCGAGGGGGTGATCCTGCTACTCGGTGCGCTGCTGCTGTTGGCCGCGCTGAGCCGCCGGTCCGGCGGTCCGCACGACCGGGCACTCGCCCTGGTCGCGCCGGTGCCAGCCCTCCTGGCGTACGCGGGCAGCGAATGGTTCAAGACGGTGGTGGACGAGGAACGCCCCTGCCGGACGGTCGGCCGGGCGATCATCGCGGGCGCCTGCCCACCACCGGGCGACTGGTCGTTCCCCAGTAACCACGCCACCGTGGCCGGCGCGCTGGCGGTGACCACGCTGCTGCTGTCGCGCCGACTCGGCCTGGTCGCGCTGCCACTGGCCGCACTCGGCGCCTTCTCCCGGGTGTTCGTGGGCGTGCACTACCCGCACGACGTCATCGTGGGCGTGCTGTTCGGTGCGCTGGTCGCCGTGGTGGCAACCCCGCTCCTGGCCCGCCCGGCCGCCGAGGCGCTACGCCGTCGAACCACCCGCGCCGACCGCGCGGTCCCCAAACTGGCAAGCCGCTCCCGCCCCTGA
- a CDS encoding SAM-dependent methyltransferase codes for MTEQPAPDATSKPNVARMYDYFLGGSHNFPADRAAADRVLEIFPETGVAAQTNRHFLRRAVRYAAEQGVRQFLDIGAGLPTQDAVHEVVRAVAPDARVVYVDYDQVAVTYARQLLTGVPGTAVVQGDLRRPDELLAHPDVRATLDLDRPVAVLLLAVLHFVPDDDDPWAALAQLRDATVPGSHLVLSHLTLDGIPPELAERGQAVYRNSSAPLVPRTHAEASRFFTGYDLVEPGLVATTRWRPDGEPEAVDSHGYAGVGVRR; via the coding sequence ATGACCGAACAGCCGGCACCCGACGCCACCAGCAAACCCAACGTCGCCCGGATGTACGACTACTTCCTCGGCGGCAGCCACAACTTCCCCGCCGACCGGGCCGCCGCCGACCGGGTGCTGGAGATCTTCCCGGAGACCGGGGTCGCCGCCCAGACCAACCGGCACTTCCTGCGTCGAGCCGTCCGGTACGCCGCCGAGCAGGGCGTCCGCCAGTTCCTGGACATCGGCGCCGGGCTGCCCACCCAGGACGCCGTGCACGAGGTGGTGCGGGCCGTGGCGCCGGACGCACGGGTGGTCTACGTCGACTACGACCAGGTGGCCGTCACGTACGCCCGGCAGTTGCTGACCGGCGTGCCCGGCACCGCGGTCGTCCAGGGCGACCTGCGACGGCCGGACGAGTTGCTGGCGCACCCGGACGTGCGGGCCACCCTCGACCTGGACCGCCCGGTGGCGGTGCTGCTCCTCGCGGTGCTGCACTTCGTGCCGGACGACGACGACCCGTGGGCGGCGCTCGCGCAGCTGCGCGACGCCACGGTGCCCGGCAGTCACCTGGTGCTGTCCCACCTGACGTTGGACGGCATCCCGCCGGAGTTGGCCGAGCGCGGCCAGGCCGTCTACCGCAACAGCAGCGCCCCGCTGGTGCCCCGTACGCACGCCGAGGCGTCGCGCTTCTTCACCGGTTACGACCTGGTGGAGCCCGGACTGGTCGCCACCACCCGGTGGCGGCCGGACGGCGAGCCGGAGGCCGTGGATTCGCACGGGTACGCGGGGGTCGGCGTCCGCCGCTGA
- a CDS encoding low temperature requirement protein A has translation MASRPERLLRGSDAPLSASFLELFFDLAFVLALSQLAGHLLHDLTLAGALRTALLLAAVWWIWVPTTWFADWFDPETPTIRAVLIVATLGSLLAGVAVPQALDGRGLLFAGAYVAVHIVRGAVTAFTLRGHPRQTRALRILCWFSVSAVPWLAGGFLPEWRVPLWLLGLAIDFTGPRLGWPTPRMGRTPRQELHLTGEHFAERYQQIMIIALGELVLVAGLTYGGTRLDLAETAAFLLVFATSVLIGLLYVTPAGLRLGTAIEHADPSRLGVITGYLHLVMIAGLVVTAVGAELSIAHPTRAGDTTAVVVVLGGPMLFLVGRILLSLAIHQRLSWPRVVALLLLAVAAAVLRLPLLAVSAVATGVVFVVAVLDHAGILAYRRPRPN, from the coding sequence ATGGCGAGCAGGCCCGAACGGCTGCTGCGGGGAAGCGACGCGCCGCTCAGTGCCTCGTTCCTGGAGCTCTTCTTCGACCTGGCGTTCGTGCTCGCCCTCAGTCAGTTGGCCGGGCACCTGCTCCACGACCTCACCCTGGCCGGCGCGCTGCGTACCGCCCTGCTGCTGGCGGCTGTCTGGTGGATCTGGGTGCCCACCACCTGGTTCGCCGACTGGTTCGATCCGGAAACCCCGACCATCCGAGCGGTGCTGATCGTCGCCACGCTGGGCAGCCTGCTGGCCGGGGTCGCGGTCCCGCAGGCGCTGGACGGGCGGGGCCTGCTCTTCGCTGGCGCGTACGTCGCGGTCCACATCGTCCGGGGCGCGGTCACCGCCTTCACGCTGCGCGGTCACCCGCGGCAGACCCGGGCGCTGCGGATCCTCTGCTGGTTCAGCGTCTCCGCCGTGCCGTGGCTGGCCGGCGGGTTCCTGCCGGAGTGGCGGGTGCCGCTCTGGCTGCTCGGCCTCGCCATCGACTTCACCGGTCCACGACTCGGCTGGCCTACTCCACGGATGGGCCGAACGCCTCGGCAGGAGCTGCACCTCACCGGCGAGCACTTCGCCGAGCGGTACCAGCAAATCATGATCATTGCCCTCGGCGAACTGGTCCTGGTCGCCGGCCTGACGTACGGCGGCACCCGCCTCGACCTCGCGGAGACCGCCGCCTTCCTGCTGGTCTTCGCCACCTCGGTGCTGATCGGTCTGCTCTATGTCACGCCCGCCGGACTTCGGCTGGGCACGGCCATCGAGCACGCCGACCCCTCCCGGCTCGGCGTCATCACCGGGTACCTGCACCTGGTGATGATCGCCGGGTTGGTGGTCACCGCCGTCGGCGCGGAGTTGAGCATCGCGCACCCCACCAGGGCCGGCGACACGACCGCCGTGGTGGTCGTCCTGGGCGGTCCGATGCTGTTCCTCGTCGGGCGGATCCTCCTCTCGTTGGCGATCCACCAACGCCTCTCCTGGCCACGGGTGGTCGCCCTGCTGCTGCTGGCCGTCGCGGCGGCCGTCCTGCGACTGCCGCTGCTGGCGGTCAGCGCGGTCGCCACCGGGGTGGTGTTCGTGGTGGCCGTCCTGGACCACGCCGGCATCCTCGCCTACCGCCGCCCTCGACCTAACTGA
- a CDS encoding bifunctional helix-turn-helix transcriptional regulator/GNAT family N-acetyltransferase: MDSALIAAVRRFNRTVTQRVGALDDEYMAQGRPLGQARLLWEIGPAGAEVAALRARLGLDSGYLSRLLRILENDGLVTVGPAGQAGGDGRVRTAVLTDTGRIQWAQLDQRSDDLATSILEPLTEHRRERLVAAMAEVERLLIGSMVVIEPCPPSDPRARACLRAYARDIARRFDDGFDPALSNPVHDEALVPPAGVFLLATLNTEPVGCGAVKLHRDAPAEIKRVWVADTVRGLGIGRRLLGELERHAAERGVTAVRLDTNRNLTEAIAMYRAAGYEEIEPYNTEHYAHHWFEKQLRR, encoded by the coding sequence ATGGACTCCGCGCTCATCGCCGCCGTGCGAAGGTTCAACCGGACGGTCACCCAGCGGGTGGGTGCGCTCGACGACGAGTACATGGCTCAGGGGCGCCCCCTGGGGCAGGCACGTCTGCTCTGGGAGATCGGCCCCGCCGGCGCCGAGGTCGCGGCGCTGCGGGCCCGGCTCGGCCTGGACTCCGGATATCTGAGCCGGCTCCTGCGCATCCTGGAGAACGACGGGCTGGTCACCGTGGGACCGGCCGGTCAGGCCGGCGGCGACGGCCGGGTCCGCACCGCGGTGCTCACCGACACCGGTCGCATCCAGTGGGCCCAGCTCGACCAGCGGTCCGACGACCTCGCCACCTCGATCCTCGAACCGCTCACCGAGCACCGCCGTGAACGACTCGTCGCCGCCATGGCCGAGGTCGAACGGCTCCTCATCGGGTCGATGGTCGTCATCGAGCCGTGCCCGCCGAGCGACCCACGGGCCCGAGCATGCCTGCGGGCCTACGCCCGGGACATCGCACGACGATTCGACGACGGGTTCGACCCCGCACTGAGCAACCCGGTCCACGACGAGGCACTCGTCCCGCCGGCCGGCGTGTTCCTGCTCGCCACCCTCAACACCGAACCGGTCGGCTGCGGCGCCGTCAAACTCCACCGCGACGCACCCGCCGAGATCAAACGAGTCTGGGTGGCCGACACCGTACGCGGGCTCGGCATCGGGCGGCGGCTGCTCGGTGAGCTGGAACGGCACGCAGCCGAGCGTGGCGTGACCGCCGTGCGGCTGGACACCAACCGCAACCTCACCGAGGCGATCGCGATGTACCGCGCGGCGGGTTATGAGGAGATCGAGCCGTACAACACCGAGCACTACGCCCACCACTGGTTCGAGAAACAGCTGCGACGCTGA
- a CDS encoding low temperature requirement protein A — translation MTTSRAGRLLRKPGDPQRATFLELFFDLAFVYVLTQLSQVLSQDLTWRGAFHTLVLLLAVWWVWCSTATVPDRFDPQRPTIQLLVIATLVGSLVMAVALPAVFGAQGLVFAGTYVAVQVGRSIGLLIALRGHELQRGALRVVIWFCVSAVPWIAGALVHGTAREALWALAVAIDYLAGKLRYLTPGLGRSPPSELPSAAEHLAERHRQFFIIALGELILVSASTLGGSGFAPDRTAAFLVSIATTVLLWRIYIYRAGELSASAIAGSRDPAGLGLSAFYAHLVMVAGVVVAAVGAELVIAHPFGHPEPAWIAVILGGPALFLAGRSRFEYAVFSRVSIDRPIGLLALAALTPLMLLVPPLVAALAATAVLAGVAISDAARARGRPPEPPSPPG, via the coding sequence ATGACGACGAGCAGGGCGGGCAGGCTGCTGCGGAAGCCCGGGGATCCGCAGCGCGCCACCTTCCTGGAGCTCTTCTTCGACCTGGCGTTCGTCTACGTGCTCACCCAACTCTCGCAGGTGCTCAGCCAGGACCTCACCTGGCGCGGCGCCTTCCACACGCTGGTGTTGCTGCTGGCGGTGTGGTGGGTCTGGTGCAGCACGGCGACGGTGCCGGACCGGTTCGATCCGCAGCGGCCGACGATTCAGCTGCTGGTCATCGCGACTCTGGTCGGCAGTCTGGTGATGGCTGTCGCGCTACCAGCGGTGTTCGGCGCGCAGGGCCTGGTCTTCGCGGGCACGTACGTCGCCGTTCAGGTCGGTCGCAGCATCGGCCTTCTGATCGCCCTGCGCGGACACGAGTTGCAGCGCGGCGCCCTACGGGTGGTCATCTGGTTCTGCGTATCTGCCGTGCCGTGGATCGCGGGGGCACTGGTGCACGGCACCGCCCGGGAGGCACTGTGGGCGCTTGCGGTGGCGATCGACTATCTGGCGGGGAAACTCCGCTACCTGACACCGGGCCTGGGCCGCTCGCCGCCCTCGGAGTTGCCGAGCGCGGCCGAACACCTGGCGGAGCGCCACCGACAGTTCTTCATCATCGCGCTGGGCGAGTTGATCCTGGTCTCCGCGTCGACCCTCGGCGGCAGCGGCTTCGCGCCCGACCGGACTGCGGCGTTCCTGGTGTCGATCGCCACCACGGTGCTGCTCTGGCGCATCTACATCTACCGTGCCGGAGAGTTGTCGGCATCGGCCATCGCAGGATCCCGGGATCCGGCCGGCCTCGGCCTCTCGGCGTTCTACGCCCACCTGGTCATGGTGGCCGGCGTCGTCGTCGCGGCGGTCGGCGCCGAACTCGTCATCGCCCACCCGTTCGGGCATCCTGAACCGGCCTGGATCGCGGTCATCCTCGGCGGTCCCGCGCTGTTTCTGGCCGGGCGTTCCCGCTTCGAGTACGCGGTCTTCAGCCGGGTGTCCATTGATCGGCCGATCGGGCTGCTCGCGTTGGCCGCCCTGACGCCGTTGATGCTTCTCGTACCGCCGCTCGTGGCCGCCCTCGCCGCCACCGCGGTCCTGGCCGGGGTCGCCATCTCGGACGCCGCCCGCGCGCGAGGGCGCCCGCCCGAGCCGCCGTCGCCACCCGGCTGA
- a CDS encoding LysR family transcriptional regulator has protein sequence MVELRDIEIFLVLAEELHFTRTAERLHVTPARVSQAIKKQERRVGAALFERNSRNVTLTPIGQQLFDDIEPMYRGMHEGMDRARLAARGKTGVLRIGSIAVNLHDFRPLFDTFAHDHPTCEVQLRHVDFGDPFAQLRAGEIDMQIVWLPVREPDLTVGPVIYTEPIVLAVGATHPLANRDSVSYEDLADETVMGGARPDYWREILVPLRTPSGRLIRIGPSVSNFQEMIPILATGEAVSPVHAQAARYYARPDIAYVPIRDAPPGRWGLIWRTGHETELIRSFADTAQHLGFVE, from the coding sequence GTGGTGGAGCTTCGGGACATCGAAATCTTTCTCGTCCTGGCAGAGGAGCTGCATTTCACCCGCACCGCGGAGCGGCTGCACGTGACCCCGGCCCGGGTCAGTCAGGCGATCAAGAAGCAGGAACGTCGGGTCGGCGCCGCCCTGTTCGAGCGCAACAGCCGGAACGTGACGCTGACGCCGATCGGTCAACAGCTCTTCGACGACATCGAGCCCATGTACCGAGGCATGCACGAGGGCATGGATCGGGCCAGGCTCGCGGCCCGCGGCAAGACCGGCGTGCTGCGGATCGGGTCCATCGCCGTCAATCTGCACGACTTCCGCCCGTTGTTCGACACGTTCGCGCACGATCACCCCACGTGCGAGGTGCAGCTACGACACGTCGACTTCGGCGATCCCTTCGCGCAACTGCGGGCCGGCGAGATCGACATGCAGATCGTCTGGCTCCCCGTTCGGGAGCCGGACCTCACCGTCGGGCCGGTCATCTACACCGAGCCCATCGTGCTGGCAGTCGGGGCGACCCATCCACTGGCCAACCGTGATTCCGTCTCCTACGAGGATCTGGCGGACGAGACGGTCATGGGTGGGGCCCGGCCGGACTACTGGCGGGAAATCCTGGTGCCCCTCCGCACGCCCAGCGGACGTCTGATCCGCATCGGCCCGTCCGTCTCCAACTTCCAGGAGATGATCCCGATCCTCGCCACGGGCGAAGCCGTCTCGCCTGTGCACGCCCAGGCCGCCCGCTACTACGCGCGACCAGACATCGCCTATGTGCCGATCCGCGACGCCCCGCCGGGCCGGTGGGGCCTGATCTGGCGTACCGGCCACGAGACGGAACTCATCCGCTCGTTCGCCGACACCGCGCAGCACCTCGGCTTCGTCGAATAG
- a CDS encoding dihydrofolate reductase family protein, with product MRKLVYYIAVTLDGFIAAPDGADPTGPDGFWPIPDDYLHHLVAEYPETLPGPARQAFGITDEGSRFDTVLEGRNSYEVGLQAGVTDAYPHLRHLVFSRTLGRSPDPAVEVMSTDPIATVRELKRHDGRDIWVIGGGTLAGALYPEIDQLIVKLAPMTIGAGIPLFGRDAVFAPRNWRLIDHTVLDSGAIFLTYGRTTKEDEPA from the coding sequence GTGCGCAAGCTCGTGTATTACATCGCCGTCACCCTGGACGGCTTCATCGCCGCTCCCGACGGCGCTGACCCCACCGGTCCTGACGGGTTCTGGCCCATCCCGGACGACTACCTGCACCACCTCGTCGCCGAGTATCCGGAGACCCTGCCCGGGCCGGCCAGGCAGGCATTCGGCATCACCGACGAGGGCAGCCGGTTCGACACCGTGCTGGAAGGGCGCAACTCCTACGAGGTGGGTCTGCAGGCCGGCGTGACCGACGCCTACCCGCACCTGCGCCACCTGGTGTTCTCGCGCACGCTGGGTCGAAGCCCGGACCCAGCCGTCGAGGTCATGTCCACGGACCCGATCGCCACGGTGCGTGAGCTCAAGCGGCACGACGGTAGGGACATCTGGGTGATCGGCGGCGGCACCCTGGCTGGCGCCCTCTACCCCGAGATCGATCAGTTGATCGTCAAGCTCGCACCGATGACCATCGGCGCCGGCATCCCGCTGTTCGGGCGCGACGCCGTCTTCGCACCGCGTAACTGGCGCCTGATCGACCACACCGTCCTGGACAGTGGCGCGATCTTCCTGACCTATGGCCGCACCACGAAAGAAGACGAGCCCGCATGA
- a CDS encoding GNAT family N-acetyltransferase yields MNSSSYPEGVTIRPITGGDEIALFNRLPYTINHELADDLAAQRRRPEWMWVALHGDRVLARVAWWGRSGDSTPLLLDILDIEDGAEDLTEVAQALYETAAKQVLPSGTTPPEYGRFLPADWREDPDTYRAVRRRMGVLENTGAHLTVERLRLEWRPGAGLPAPDQRLAFRPALDTDELVALMTRTLDGTLDAHSRTDLALMSPHEAAVKHYEQEFATYSSPRQWWRIGTLGEDGEPVGFVVPARNAYHPVIAYLGVVPEHRGHGYVDGLLAEGTRILAAEDVPRIRAATDLGNVPMANAFARAGYVNFERAINMAW; encoded by the coding sequence ATGAACAGCAGCAGCTACCCCGAGGGCGTCACGATCCGTCCCATCACAGGCGGGGACGAGATCGCCCTGTTCAACCGCCTGCCATATACGATCAACCATGAACTCGCCGACGACCTTGCCGCTCAGCGCCGCCGACCGGAATGGATGTGGGTGGCCCTGCACGGCGACCGCGTGCTGGCCAGGGTCGCCTGGTGGGGCCGCAGCGGCGACAGCACCCCGCTGCTGCTGGACATCCTCGACATCGAAGACGGCGCCGAGGACCTGACCGAGGTGGCGCAGGCGCTGTATGAGACGGCCGCGAAGCAGGTCCTGCCGTCCGGCACCACCCCACCCGAGTACGGTCGCTTCCTCCCGGCGGACTGGCGCGAGGACCCGGACACGTACCGGGCGGTGCGACGGAGGATGGGCGTCCTCGAAAACACCGGCGCACACCTGACGGTCGAACGGTTGCGCCTGGAATGGCGTCCCGGGGCCGGCCTGCCCGCGCCCGACCAGCGCCTGGCCTTCCGCCCGGCCCTCGACACCGACGAGTTGGTCGCGCTGATGACCCGCACCCTGGACGGGACCCTGGACGCGCACAGCCGTACGGACCTGGCACTGATGTCCCCCCACGAGGCCGCCGTCAAGCACTACGAGCAGGAATTCGCCACGTACTCCAGCCCTCGTCAGTGGTGGCGCATCGGCACCTTGGGCGAGGACGGCGAGCCGGTCGGGTTCGTCGTCCCGGCGCGCAACGCCTACCACCCGGTGATCGCCTATCTTGGCGTCGTCCCGGAGCACCGGGGCCACGGCTATGTCGACGGCCTCCTCGCTGAAGGCACCCGCATCCTGGCCGCCGAGGACGTCCCACGCATCCGCGCCGCCACCGACCTGGGCAACGTCCCCATGGCAAACGCCTTCGCCCGCGCTGGCTATGTCAACTTCGAACGTGCGATCAACATGGCCTGGTAG